Proteins encoded in a region of the Magallana gigas chromosome 8, xbMagGiga1.1, whole genome shotgun sequence genome:
- the LOC105340268 gene encoding heat shock 70 kDa protein 12A-like, whose amino-acid sequence MSFKTRNHTVVVAIDFGTTYSGYAFSFRSDFLKDKKDHLNRISTDHWNCGDFVSDKTPTTLLLDKDKKFVSFGYNAENDYSRMTDEERKEHYYFRRFKMMLYDKDGKLKLTRHTVIKDIRDKELPAMDVFTCSIKYLKDEFVEKFQKRNLQVTILPLDKYVTWVLTVPAIWDEPAKQLMEEAAERAGISKESLLICLEPEAAAIYCKWLQIERDNEALDTMKPGRRFLVLDAGGGTIDMAMQEVREDGKLQEINRAQGGDWGGIYVDEEFKQMLEGIVSKPIIEAFRMKYTGDYIELFRFFEKKKRQRQTGKSVRIQIPQTLLEISDDIAKRAEEQGLKNEVELKRDKLQIKVAQFEKFFNKVVDKIVVKVEEMLVSDTTEGTKVIIMVGGFSESELLQTRIKTSFPSCTVVIPQACGLAVVRGAVLYGQDPEIIAARMVKYTYGVGTNTAFIKNKHPESKKKLLNGKEYCTDMFDIFVNQGKLIHCNEEIEKTYFPIYEDQTSVGLGVFASNTVEPQYTDDEGCKKIGYLTVPMPDTSGGTRRRVKAKFKFGATKITVEGLDETSNKSVDVKIDFLENKP is encoded by the exons ATGTCATTTAAAACGAGAAATCACACCGTTGTGGTGGCCATAGATTTTGGTACAACGTACTCCGGCTACGCCTTTTCTTTCCGTTCTGATTTTTTGAAAGACAAAAAAGATCATTTAAATAGAATTTCCACAGATCATTGGAATTGTGGTGATTTTGTATCGGATAAAACACCAACGACTCTGTTACTTGACAAAGACAAGAAATTTGTCAGTTTTGGTTATAATGCAGAAAATGACTATAGTAGGATGACCGACGAAGAGAGGAAGGAACATTACTATTTTCGCCGATTTAAGATGATGCTTTACGACAAAGATGGAAAATTG aaattgacAAGACATACTGTGATAAAAGACATTAGAGATAAAGAATTGCCAGCTATGGATGTCTTTACATGTTCCATCAAATACCTTAAGGATGAATTCGTTGAGAAATTTCAGAAGAGGAATTTACAAGTAACAATTTTGCCTTTGGACAAGTACGTTACTTGGGTGTTGACAGTGCCAGCCATCTGGGACGAGCCAGCAAAACAGCTCATGGAGGAAGCAGCTGAACGT GCCGGAATTTCAAAGGAGTCTCTCCTCATATGCTTGGAACCAGAGGCTGCAGCCATTTATTGCAAATGGCTCCAGATAGAGAGGGACAATGAAGCCTTGGACACTATGAAACCAGGCCGTAGATTTCTTGTGCTAGATGCTGGAG GTGGTACTATCGACATGGCGATGCAAGAAGTGAGAGAAGATGGAAAGCTACAGGAGATAAACAGGGCACAAGGAGGCGATTGGGGAGGGATTTATGTGGACGAAGAGTTTAAACAGATGCTGGAAGGAATTGTTTCCAAACCCATTATTGAGGCATTCCGTATGAAATACACCGGAGACTATATCGAATTATttcgattttttgaaaaaaagaaaaggcaaAGGCAGACAGGAAAGAGCGTACGTATTCAGATTCCACAAACTCTTTTGGAAATATCTGATGATATTGCAAAGCGGGCGGAAGAACAAGGATTGAAAAATGAAGTGGAATTGAAAAGAGACAAGCTTCAAATTAAAGTCGCACAGTTTGAGAAGTTTTTTAACAAAGTAGTAGACAAAATAGTAGTGAAAGTTGAGGAAATGCTAGTTTCTGACACAACCGAAGGTACCAAGGTCATCATCATGGTGGGAGGGTTTTCCGAAAGTGAGCTACTTCAAACGAGAATCAAAACTTCATTCCCGAGTTGTACAGTGGTGATTCCTCAAGCATGTGGATTGGCAGTAGTGAGAGGCGCTGTTCTTTATGGTCAAGACCCAGAAATTATTGCTGCCAGAATGGTAAAGTATACGTATGGCGTAGGTACAAACACTGCTTTTATTAAGAACAAACACCCTGAATCGAAAAAGAAACTACTTAACGGAAAAGAGTACTGTACTGACATGTTCGACATTTTTGTTAATCAAGGAAAGCTAATTCATTGCAATGAAGAGATAGAGAAAACCTACTTTCCAATATATGAGGACCAAACTTCAGTTGGATTGGGTGTGTTTGCCAGCAACACAGTAGAACCACAATATACTGACGATGAGGGATGCAAGAAGATAGGATATCTGACTGTTCCTATGCCAGACACCAGCGGGGGCACCAGAAGGAGAGTAAAGGCAAAGTTTAAGTTTGGAGCAACCAAGATCACCGTTGAAGGCTTGGACGAAACGTCTAATAAGTCCGTGGACGTTAAAATCgactttttggaaaataaaccATGA
- the LOC117689910 gene encoding uncharacterized protein isoform X1, giving the protein MNMHDLAGKMDLGCNMEFNFPEPGQLNDSVFGGGNSSIADKLDLGTGQLLDTVSGTNQCVGHHDNADKHLSASDFHLDLGPANDLVTTSDFPLVNPVTDMGTDAVEDCSEGYSIVNAALEGGGMLPKQPIPTSNTLNLGNVTNIQPIQLNQANLLGMPAIQVIPIENMQLLSSIKSMGHCQNLQSSSANQIQQQNSNSSQMIHSNSPAAVLLGNVLLLQSLPSQINQSSITYSSISSHTQQGITTPNQILQISSDQNTAVSIQSTLTANSSCGKVNTEILDEGMTIKTLLQKSNRHACMQIRRQESSNFQDSMDGIQQQVLSTHQHQRKPLKVYMDKQTDTESLIQSKEPSDNQRNTKILVYGKNIALTFDCRNQNFVMESLTKAMKGNTSPCNKEVSIEIGKPSNVDADVDKKVMEGNSKSREVKYVSILNPPAPKKVKTESSVVLIAKSPDKDTEGKEHQTRKSLSASIENMSNSKEIQIEKDAILTECDGQLSHQTGGGESGGENADKMAVLSVVKRDQKCEEVEPEDEDRVYKCDLCSASFSRVGNYTRHRMIHTVNTQDNYRYKCSECGRLFLQRCDMKRHMLIHTKQEPHRCTVCDKGYIRKSDLVVHMRFHSKERAYKCNHCEKQFFQSGDLNRHVRNVHLLAPLLKCGHCNRQFVKESTLIRHMQTTHKDIIIKSLRDKLDKTPSDKQSSANLATSTVPRTGHTNSGVHQENQTKGNQTSTSC; this is encoded by the exons ATgaacat GCATGACCTTGCTGGAAAAATGGATTTAGGATGTAACATGGAGTTCAATTTCCCCGAACCAGGCCAGTTAAATGATTCAGTTTTTGGAGGAGGTAACTCCAGCATTGCTGACAAATTGGACCTTGGGACAGGGCAACTTTTGGATACTGTTTCTGGGACGAATCAGTGTGTTGGTCACCATGACAATGCAGATAAACATCTCTCCGCCTCAGATTTTCATCTTGATCTTGGTCCTGCAAATGATTTGGTCACAACCTCAGATTTTCCTCTGGTTAACCCAGTTACAGACATGGGAACTGATGCGGTGGAGGACTGTAGTGAGGGATACAGCATCGTTAATGCTGCTTTGGAAGGAGGAGGTATGTTACCCAAACAACCTATTCCTACATCAAATACCTTAAACTTGGGAAATGTGACAAATATACAACCTATTCAGCTCAATCAAGCCAATTTGCTGGGAATGCCAGCTATACAGGTGATCCCAATAGAAAACATGCAATTATTGTCCTCTATAAAATCAATGGGACATTGTCAAAACCTCCAGTCATCTTCTGCGAATCAAATTCAACAGCAAAACTCTAACTCTTCTCAAATGATACACAGCAATTCTCCAGCCGCAGTGTTGCTGGGAAATGTTCTCTTGTTGCAATCTTTACCCAGCCAAATAAACCAGAGTAGTATTACATACTCTAGCATTTCCTCTCATACCCAACAAGGTATCACTACTCCAAATCAGATCTTGCAGATTTCTAGTGACCAGAACACAGCTGTGTCCATTCAAAGCACATTAACTGCCAATTCATCTTGTGGGAAAGTGAACACTGAGATATTGGATGAAGGCATGACCATCAAAACTCTCTTGCAAAAAAGTAACAGACATGCATGCATGCAGATCAGGAGGCAGGAATCCTCAAATTTTCAAGATAGCATGGATGGAATTCAACAGCAAGTTTTGTCTACTCATCAACATCAAAGAAAACCTTTGAAAGTATACATGGACAAACAGACTGACACAGAATCTCTAATTCAATCAAAAGAACCTTCGGACAACCAGAGGAACACCAAGATACTGGTGTATGGCAAAAACATTGCTCTGACATTTGACTGTCGGAATCAGAACTTTGTAATGGAGTCCCTTACAAAAGCCATGAAAGGGAATACTAGTCCATGTAACAAAGAAGTCAGCATTGAAATAGGAAAGCCATCTAATGTAGATGCAGATGTAGATAAGAAAGTTATGGAGGGTAACAGTAAGTCAAGGGAGGTGAAGTATGTGTCCATTTTGAATCCCCCTGCTCCAAAGAAAGTCAAGACCGAGTCTTCGGTTGTACTTATTGCGAAGAGTccagacaaagacactgaagGCAAAGAACATCAGACTAGAAAATCTCTGTCAGCTTCGATAGAAAATATGTCTAACTCAAAGGAAATTCAAATTGAGAAAGATGCTATCTTAACTGAGTGTGACGGTCAGCTGTCCCACCAAACAGGTGGTGGAGAATCTGGAGGAGAAAATGCGGACAAGATGGCGGTTCTGTCGGTGGTGAAGAGGGACCAGAAGTGTGAGGAGGTGGAGCCAGAAGACGAGGACCGCGTGTACAAATGTGACCTGTGTAGTGCTTCCTTCAGCAGGGTGGGAAACTACACCCGACATAGAATGATCCACACAGTCAATACACAG GACAACTATAGATACAAGTGTAGTGAGTGTGGCAGACTCTTTCTACAGCGCTGTGATATGAAAAGACACATGTTGATACACACAAAGCAAGAGCCACACAGGTGTACAGTCTGTGACAAAG GTTACATTAGAAAGAGTGATTTAGTGGTTCACATGAGATTCCACTCCAAGGAGAGAGCCTACAAATGCAACCACTGTGAAAAGCAGTTCTTTCAATCAG GTGACCTTAACCGCCATGTAAGGAATGTTCACCTGTTGGCCCCACTTCTGAAGTGTGGCCACTGTAACAGACAGTTTGTGAAGGAGTCCACATTGATCCGACACATGCAGACTACTCACAAAGACATCATCATCAAGTCACTGCGGGATAAGCTGGATAAAACACCCTC TGACAAACAGTCATCAGCAAACTTGGCTACAAGTACAGTACCAAGGACTGGTCATACAAATTCTGGAGTGCACCAGGAGAACCAAACAAAGGGGAACCAGACAAGCACTTCCTGCTGA
- the LOC117689910 gene encoding uncharacterized protein isoform X2 has product MDLGCNMEFNFPEPGQLNDSVFGGGNSSIADKLDLGTGQLLDTVSGTNQCVGHHDNADKHLSASDFHLDLGPANDLVTTSDFPLVNPVTDMGTDAVEDCSEGYSIVNAALEGGGMLPKQPIPTSNTLNLGNVTNIQPIQLNQANLLGMPAIQVIPIENMQLLSSIKSMGHCQNLQSSSANQIQQQNSNSSQMIHSNSPAAVLLGNVLLLQSLPSQINQSSITYSSISSHTQQGITTPNQILQISSDQNTAVSIQSTLTANSSCGKVNTEILDEGMTIKTLLQKSNRHACMQIRRQESSNFQDSMDGIQQQVLSTHQHQRKPLKVYMDKQTDTESLIQSKEPSDNQRNTKILVYGKNIALTFDCRNQNFVMESLTKAMKGNTSPCNKEVSIEIGKPSNVDADVDKKVMEGNSKSREVKYVSILNPPAPKKVKTESSVVLIAKSPDKDTEGKEHQTRKSLSASIENMSNSKEIQIEKDAILTECDGQLSHQTGGGESGGENADKMAVLSVVKRDQKCEEVEPEDEDRVYKCDLCSASFSRVGNYTRHRMIHTVNTQDNYRYKCSECGRLFLQRCDMKRHMLIHTKQEPHRCTVCDKGYIRKSDLVVHMRFHSKERAYKCNHCEKQFFQSGDLNRHVRNVHLLAPLLKCGHCNRQFVKESTLIRHMQTTHKDIIIKSLRDKLDKTPSDKQSSANLATSTVPRTGHTNSGVHQENQTKGNQTSTSC; this is encoded by the exons ATGGATTTAGGATGTAACATGGAGTTCAATTTCCCCGAACCAGGCCAGTTAAATGATTCAGTTTTTGGAGGAGGTAACTCCAGCATTGCTGACAAATTGGACCTTGGGACAGGGCAACTTTTGGATACTGTTTCTGGGACGAATCAGTGTGTTGGTCACCATGACAATGCAGATAAACATCTCTCCGCCTCAGATTTTCATCTTGATCTTGGTCCTGCAAATGATTTGGTCACAACCTCAGATTTTCCTCTGGTTAACCCAGTTACAGACATGGGAACTGATGCGGTGGAGGACTGTAGTGAGGGATACAGCATCGTTAATGCTGCTTTGGAAGGAGGAGGTATGTTACCCAAACAACCTATTCCTACATCAAATACCTTAAACTTGGGAAATGTGACAAATATACAACCTATTCAGCTCAATCAAGCCAATTTGCTGGGAATGCCAGCTATACAGGTGATCCCAATAGAAAACATGCAATTATTGTCCTCTATAAAATCAATGGGACATTGTCAAAACCTCCAGTCATCTTCTGCGAATCAAATTCAACAGCAAAACTCTAACTCTTCTCAAATGATACACAGCAATTCTCCAGCCGCAGTGTTGCTGGGAAATGTTCTCTTGTTGCAATCTTTACCCAGCCAAATAAACCAGAGTAGTATTACATACTCTAGCATTTCCTCTCATACCCAACAAGGTATCACTACTCCAAATCAGATCTTGCAGATTTCTAGTGACCAGAACACAGCTGTGTCCATTCAAAGCACATTAACTGCCAATTCATCTTGTGGGAAAGTGAACACTGAGATATTGGATGAAGGCATGACCATCAAAACTCTCTTGCAAAAAAGTAACAGACATGCATGCATGCAGATCAGGAGGCAGGAATCCTCAAATTTTCAAGATAGCATGGATGGAATTCAACAGCAAGTTTTGTCTACTCATCAACATCAAAGAAAACCTTTGAAAGTATACATGGACAAACAGACTGACACAGAATCTCTAATTCAATCAAAAGAACCTTCGGACAACCAGAGGAACACCAAGATACTGGTGTATGGCAAAAACATTGCTCTGACATTTGACTGTCGGAATCAGAACTTTGTAATGGAGTCCCTTACAAAAGCCATGAAAGGGAATACTAGTCCATGTAACAAAGAAGTCAGCATTGAAATAGGAAAGCCATCTAATGTAGATGCAGATGTAGATAAGAAAGTTATGGAGGGTAACAGTAAGTCAAGGGAGGTGAAGTATGTGTCCATTTTGAATCCCCCTGCTCCAAAGAAAGTCAAGACCGAGTCTTCGGTTGTACTTATTGCGAAGAGTccagacaaagacactgaagGCAAAGAACATCAGACTAGAAAATCTCTGTCAGCTTCGATAGAAAATATGTCTAACTCAAAGGAAATTCAAATTGAGAAAGATGCTATCTTAACTGAGTGTGACGGTCAGCTGTCCCACCAAACAGGTGGTGGAGAATCTGGAGGAGAAAATGCGGACAAGATGGCGGTTCTGTCGGTGGTGAAGAGGGACCAGAAGTGTGAGGAGGTGGAGCCAGAAGACGAGGACCGCGTGTACAAATGTGACCTGTGTAGTGCTTCCTTCAGCAGGGTGGGAAACTACACCCGACATAGAATGATCCACACAGTCAATACACAG GACAACTATAGATACAAGTGTAGTGAGTGTGGCAGACTCTTTCTACAGCGCTGTGATATGAAAAGACACATGTTGATACACACAAAGCAAGAGCCACACAGGTGTACAGTCTGTGACAAAG GTTACATTAGAAAGAGTGATTTAGTGGTTCACATGAGATTCCACTCCAAGGAGAGAGCCTACAAATGCAACCACTGTGAAAAGCAGTTCTTTCAATCAG GTGACCTTAACCGCCATGTAAGGAATGTTCACCTGTTGGCCCCACTTCTGAAGTGTGGCCACTGTAACAGACAGTTTGTGAAGGAGTCCACATTGATCCGACACATGCAGACTACTCACAAAGACATCATCATCAAGTCACTGCGGGATAAGCTGGATAAAACACCCTC TGACAAACAGTCATCAGCAAACTTGGCTACAAGTACAGTACCAAGGACTGGTCATACAAATTCTGGAGTGCACCAGGAGAACCAAACAAAGGGGAACCAGACAAGCACTTCCTGCTGA
- the LOC105343313 gene encoding uncharacterized protein — MTTLWISVLAALAGIVCGQNQDFDLSQFDFSGMNFGGNQPANNGPTQPPAGLAFSNQASGNNVQPPPMGSNQGNPMTMQNNQQPMLNNPQQQANQMAFPQQNQNMAARNQFQQPIQSSRVNTGSLTPEESWLTVGGSQMQNRNPALSGSVGNGMAMNPNGQPGFPMQNGFPQNGPQGGFPNNPQTGFNNQGGRFPPNQGPGGAFEQFGTPGNDMFTFNVNAMGTGPSDFSAFNNNPFAGTPFGEGINVDQNQFGNPNMRNPMNPFGRQQPQVSFIDPSDLPPSVRMAMNMNGRPVGGFMGPAPGGLPGLAGFTGFQPPVLTPIQQQSRGGIGGFLSRIFG, encoded by the exons ATGACAACACTATGGATCTCTGTTCTCGCTGCTCTAGCGGGGATCGTCTGCGGCCAGAACCAAGATTTTGACCTATCTCAGTTCGATTTTAGCGGAATGAACTTTGGCGGAAACCAGCCCGCCAACAATGGTCCCACACAACCCCCAGCGGGACTAGCCTTCTCAAACCAAGCTTCTGGAAACAATGTACAACCACCGCCAATGGGTTCTAACCAAGGCAACCCCATGACGATGCAGAACAACCAACAGCCGATGCTCAACAACCCACAGCAACAAGCAAACCAGATGGCGTTCCCGCAACAAAACCAGAACATGGCTGCCCGCAACCAATTCCAGCAACCAATTCAATCTTCTCGCGTCAACACCGGGAGTTTAACCCCCGAAGAAAGTTGGTTAACAGTGGGAGGTTCTCAGATGCAAAATAGGAACCCCGCACTGAGCGGATCCGTAGGTAACGGGATGGCAATGAATCCCAATGGACAGCCAGGATTCCCCATGCAAAACGGATTCCCCCAGAACGGACCCCAAGGGGGATTTCCCAACAACCCTCAAACTGGCTTCAACAACCAAGGAGGTAGATTCCCTCCCAACCAGGGCCCAGGGGGAGCATTTGAACAGTTCGGAACCCCAGGTAACGACATGTTCACCTTCAACGTGAACGCAATGGGTACAGGCCCAAGCGACTTCAGCGCCTTCAACAACAATCCTTTCGCCGGTACCCCCTTTGGAGAAGGGATTAACGTTGACCAAAACCAATTCGGTAACCCAAACATGAGAAATCCCATGAACCCTTTTGGCAGACAACAACCACAGGTCAGCTTTATTGACCCCAGCGACCTCCCACCAAGTGTTCGAATGGCGATGAACATGAACGGAAGACCTGTCGGGGGATTCATGGGGCCCGCTCCCGGCGGTCTGCCCGGACTGGCGGGCTTCACAGGCTTCCAGCCTCCCGTACTGACACCAATCCAGCAACAAAGCCGAGGTGGTATTGGGGGATTTTTAAGCAGAA TTTTTGGTTAG
- the LOC105343312 gene encoding ATP-dependent RNA helicase SUV3 homolog, mitochondrial, translating into MSHIRTFLRANYTFCAYKRFLIDKNLRLTCFISKLQGQSQCKRNFNTSSLWRNKESRKSGNIADILVKESSLETLVDPTGAGIDMTGKLDRILVANIMRQFQQREEVRKAATSEGLLEPFYSKAMDRFVEFVMDNIDRLPAQLHVIIYDITKAEGKGKSIDDLYPYFIDFAKKIYPQFEFQKDLQLICDLTQPANWYAEARRMKRKMIFHCGPTNSGKTYHALKAFMAAKSGVYCGPLRLLAVEVFNKCLENNVPCDLITGEERRHHFGPDRPAAHVSCTVEMTSTTTEYDVAVIDEIQMLRDMERGGAWTRVLLGLCAREIHLCGEEAAVNLVKRIVNTTGDTLEVRKYERLNRLRFDNNPLMSLKEVTAGDCIVCFSKRTIYKVCIELEKLGHNVAVIYGSLPPATKLAQAQKFNDPKDPCKVLVATDAIGMGINLKIKRIIFLEIQKLTRDENGDLNYSLIPTHQAKQIAGRAGRFGSGENVGLVTAHTEKKMIELKEIIQQDLEDIQAAGLLPTVEQLEQFYFYLPNFSMRDILGIFQYMSTVNSDMYFLCGLENFKELATLIDHIDLPLRVRYQFCLAPVSVKSPFLSTLFTKFARSYSNGTPIDCKWLLLQTDYPWILPKTIKSLAKLEEVHEIMDMYLWLSFRFEEIFCDRESVRGVQKQLEEVIEEGVEKLGVLLAQGTNNPPAKGKGKIIAAKKSIRRAKGK; encoded by the exons ATGTCTCATATACGAACGTTTTTACGGGCAAATTACACATTTTGTGCATACAAGAGATTTTTGATCGACAAGAATTTACGTCTCacctgttttatttcaaaattacaaGGACAGTCTCAATGCAAACGAAATTTCAACACAAGCTCGCTCTGGAGAAATAAAGAATCGAGGAAATCCGGGAATATAGCAGATATTCTCGTCAAAGAGTCGTCTCTTGAAACATTAGTCGATCCCACGGGAGCAGGGATAGATATGACGGGAAAACTAGACAGAA TCTTGGTGGCAAATATTATGAGGCAGTTTCAACAAAGAGAAGAAGTTCGTAAAGCAGCAACATCAGAAGGTTTATTAG AGCCCTTCTATTCTAAGGCAATGGACCGCTTTGTTGAGTTTGTGATGGATAATATAGACAGACTTCCTGCCCAGCTCCATGTGATTATCTATGATATAACGAAAGCAG aggGTAAAGGAAAGAGTATAGATGATTTATACccatattttattgactttgccaaaaaaatatatccacAGTTTGAATTTCAAAAGGACTTACAACTCATCTGTGATTTGACCCAACCTGCAAATTG GTATGCTGAAGCCAGAAGAATGAAGAGGAAAATGATCTTCCACTGCGGACCAACCAACAGTGGCAAAACTTACCACGCCTTGAAGGCATTCATGGCGGCTAAATCTGGTGTCTACTGCGGTCCACTGAGGCTGTTAGCTGTGGAAGTCTTCAATAAATGTCTGGAAAAT AATGTGCCATGTGATCTGATCACTGGAGAGGAGAGACGCCACCATTTTGGCCCCGACAGGCCGGCAGCTCACGTATCCTGTACTGTAGAGATGACCAGCACCACCACAGAAT ATGATGTGGCAGTCATTGACGAGATTCAGATGTTGAGGGATATGGAGCGGGGTGGGGCATGGACGCGAGTCCTCCTGGGGCTGTGTGCCAGGGAGATACACTTATGTGGGGAGGAGGCGGCGGTCAATCTAGTCAAGAGGATCGTTAATACCACAGGGGATACCTTGGAG gtGCGAAAATATGAACGTTTAAACAGGTTGAGGTTCGACAATAATCCATTAA tgtcCCTGAAGGAAGTTACAGCAGGAGACTGTATAGTGTGTTTCAGTAAACGTACGATTTACAAGGTGTGCATCGAGTTGGAGAAGCTAGGACACAATGTGGCCGTTATCTACGGCAGTCTACCTCCAG CAACAAAACTAGCCCAGGCTCAGAAGTTTAATGACCCTAAGGACCCATGTAAAGTGTTAGTGGCCACTGACGCCATTGGAATGGGCATTAACCT GAAAATCAAACGGATCATTTTCCTGGAGATTCAGAAGTTGACTCGGGATGAGAATGGTGATCTGAATTATTCCTTGATTCCCACGCACCAGGCCAAGCAGATAGCTGGACGGGCGGGGAGGTTTGGGAGTGGGGAGAATGTGGGACTGGTGACCGCCCACACCGAGAAAAAGATGATCGAACTGAAAGAAATCATCCAACAGGACCTGGAGGACATTCAG GCTGCTGGATTGTTACCTACTGTTGAACAATTGGAGCAGTTTTATTTCTATCTTCCCAACTTTAGCATGCGTGATATTCTG GGTATTTTTCAATACATGTCAACTGTGAACAGTGATATGTATTTCCTGTGTGGGTTGGAGAATTTTAAAGAGCTAGCAACATTAATCGACCATATTGACCTCCCTCTTCGAGTCCGGTACCAATTCTGCCTGGCTCCAGTTTCAGTCAAATCACCATTCCTAAGCACGCTGTTTACAAAG TTTGCCAGGAGTTACAGTAATGGGACTCCCATTGACTGTAAGTGGCTGCTCCTTCAGACAGACTACCCCTGGATCCTCCCCAAGACAATCAAGAGCCTGGCCAAGCTGGAGGAGGTGCACGAGATCATGGACATGTACCTCTGGCTCAG TTTTCGATTTGAGGAAATCTTCTGTGATAGAGAATCAGTCCGTGGAGTTCAGAAACAATTGGAGGAGGTGATAGAGGAAGGCGTAGAAAAGCTGGGAGTTCTCCTAGCCCAGGGAACCAATAACCCACCAGCTAAAGGGAAGGGGAAGATCATAGCAGCAAAGAAAAGCATCCGCAGGGCCAAAGGAAAGTGA
- the LOC105343311 gene encoding proprotein convertase subtilisin/kexin type 5, translating into MEVMFLPKFYNIVCCILLLFIISEASGIVFELNTFNCTVHYVNCVQCSPGSFANSSVEECYCCPTSVKGQCYNSTSCQECGVGYFQSQPAQISCLPCQKGSYAGKTGSTNCTTCDIGHFANETGSSGCYECSPGTFQNETGQSDCVQCPQGQYQDTDGQTSCKDCPKGTSQDQQGQPSCEDCHPGSFQNLTGQSTCLKCPPGHSQSGNGSTTCDLCPQNSYCREPGCVQCSLCPAGTYGNDSTGLTECPACRPGSFSAANGSSQCTLCSKGFYQNKINKTKCEPCAIGSYCSDDGCETCGACAEGHETRELNSTKCELCLRGYYKDEPSTERCRQCKDGFYTTGEGSTSCLECPRGFYCPNPWNNPIPCPDSSTCPAGQSSPIPCNVPFFSPDKTTYECRPTEELIALIAGVSVVTLIIVFAITYKVYKYRRSRQFQEETQPLTTTPKTQIYQGL; encoded by the exons ATGGAGGTGATGTTTCTTCCCAAGTTTT ATAACATTGTATGCTGTATCCTACTGTTATTTATAATCTCCGAGGCCAGTGGTATAGTCTTTGAGCTGAACACCTTCAATTGTACGGTGCATTATGTGAATTGTGTGCAATGCAGTCCAGGCTCCTTCGCCAACAGCT CTGTTGAGGAATGTTATTGCTGTCCTACGTCAGTTAAAGGTCAGTGTTACAATAGTACCAGCTGTCAGGAATGTGGAGTGGGGTATTTCCAGTCCCAGCCTGCTCAGATCTCCTGTCTCCCATGTCAAAAAGGATCCTATGCAGG TAAGACAGGATCAACTAACTGCACAACATGTGACATTGGGCATTTTGCCAATGAGACCGGCTCATCTGGATGCTATGAATGTTCACCGGGAACATTCCAGAATGAGACAGGACAATCAGACTGTGTTCAGTGTCCCCAGGGGCAGTACCAGGATACTGATGGACAGACCAGCTGTAAGGACTGCCCAAAAGGGACGTCCCAGGACCAACAAGGGCAGCCCAGCTGTGAGGATTGTCACCCGGGGTCATTCCAGAACCTGACCGGTCAGTCCACCTGTCTGAAGTGTCCGCCCGGGCACAGCCAGAGTGGCAATGGCAGCACCACCTGTGACCTGTGTCCTCAAAACTCTTACTGCAG AGAGCCCGGATGTGTCCAGTGTTCACTGTGTCCTGCAGGAACGTATGGGAATGACTCCACGGGCTTAACGGAGTGCCCAGCCTGTCGCCCAG GAAGTTTCTCAGCAGCAAATGGGTCTAGTCAATGTACTCTATGTTCGAAAGGGTTTTACCagaataaaatcaacaaaactaAGTGTGAACCATGTGCAATCGGATCCTACTGTAG TGATGATGGTTGTGAAACGTGCGGAGCATGTGCAGAAGGCCATGAAACTCGGGAATTAAACAGTACAAAATGTGAACTGTGCCTCAGAG ggTATTACAAAGACGAACCTTCAACGGAACGTTGTAGGCAGTGTAAAGATGGCTTCTACACGACCGGTGAGGGATCAACCTCCTGTCTCGAATGTCCCCGGGGGTTCTACTGTCCG AACCCTTGGAACAACCCAATTCCTTGCCCTGATTCATCTACATGTCCTGCAGGACAATCTTCCCCCATTCCATGCAATGTTCCATTTTTTTCTCCAGACAAAACAACGTATGAGTGTCGACCTACTGAAGAACTTATTGCTCTCATTGCTGGAGTTTCTGTGG TCACTCTCATTATAGTTTTTGCAATTACATACAAAGTGTACAAGTATAGGAGATCTCGCCAGTTTCAAGAAGAAACACAACCCCTAACAACGACACCAAAAACCCAAATATACCAAGGCTTATAG